From Aquarana catesbeiana isolate 2022-GZ linkage group LG05, ASM4218655v1, whole genome shotgun sequence:
ggcttccactgctgtgtgagtcaatgaggagagggagaccTGGAAGAGCCACTGTTCTCATACACATTGctgaacctttagaaccactttaaagctgcatTTTGCCACCCCCCAGTAATGATACTTTGGTAACATATGTGCTGATGTAGTACCACTGCTAATTCAGCCATAACTGACATGGCCACTGACaggtaaacaaatattttttagtgCACACAGTGCCAGAAAGCATATCTATGTATCTAAAATCCTTTGTGGAGACATTTCTATATAATGTAAAGATTTACACAAAATGAGTACaatgtagggttgcaccaataccactttaagaccgaggACAAGCACTGATACTCCCCCCCGCCccccaagtactcgccgatacagattactaatacttttttttatgtcatgtgacagtggcactaatatgcagcaccgatgaggcGTGGACTGGTCAGTAGTTAGAACTATACTAGGTTGGATATAGCAGGTTTACCAggagaaatattttattttttacaatgcctTTTTTTcccgtgtttttttattttatttttacaatttaacctgttaaatatttgtttattacaattctttatttatttattatcagccctgttggtgggctttggtgagataacaggggtctaaacagacatctcccctttgagacagggaaagggaccaAGGACAcaggattccccagtccctttctctgcagcttcagctgcactgaagaagatgaatggacaggagacagaggctcctgttcattcataaactgggaCATCGTAAACACAAATTACAATGAtcgctgactctgttcattcagaaaaggaaggagccggtaaattacaaatttactggctccttcctccgctctccatcctgacaggggGGAGCGGAGGAGGGCAGATGAGCACAGAGTGGGACCAGAGCAGACCTGGGGAGCCGGCAGAGGACCCTGGGAGCAGCAGGACAAGGGAAGACTGGAGGAGCTATAAAAAGGGAGATACGAGCGTCCTTTATATTTCCACATCTGTCAGTCTGCCGCTGATCACAGAGCCACAAGGATAGTGGTGTCAGATAGACATTTGATATTAACTCTTTCGCTGGAGGATTTCCTtggacattgtatttttttttggactCCATACACTTTGGCGTAtttcggtgttttttttttttgtctatattcTGGAGActgaaggagcacagaggggggcCAGAGCAGACCCGAGGAGCTGACAGAGGACCTGGGGAGCAGCAGGACGACACAGGGGGAGACCGAAGGAGCAgagagggggaccagagcagaccTGGGGAGCAGCAGAGGACACGGGACAGTCAGGATGattggtgggggcagttacaagcagcatctccctgtataccttttaACAAAGCAATTGaaagccgcaggagggagaggaaAAGCGGCTGCCAGCTGCTTTGTTAaagggtatacagggagatcggtgcttgtaacggcCCGCACTGCTGCAGCGATCACCTGTGAGGCTACTCTGAGGACACAGGAATTGGGTTAAGTATCGGAGCATTGGGGGCAAGTATCAGAGCAAGTACTCGTGCAAATCTTAGTACAATGCATTACGTTTTCAAATGATAATCATTTACATgggaaaataaaaattacattaagACACCTCAACAGATGATCACAACCTACCTGCTGCATCCTGGAAGCACTGTACATCCTCGTCTACATAAGGAACCGGCTGCTGCAGCATTGTGTTACCATCTACTTGGAGTTCACTGTTTGGAGGGATGTTATACACAAATCTTTTGGTGGTTTGGTTTTTTCTCCTGGGCTTGTTGGCCTCTTGCAAACCAACTGAATTTGAAGCCATATCATTCCACACAAATACCTTTCCCTGAGCTGGGGGCTCAATTTCTGTCACTTCTGGAGAACTGTCCTGAATCCACGTGGAGTCATTGGCTTGAAAGTTATCAGCTGCAGGATCTTCTAAGCTAAATCCATCTGTTTCAAGTTTTATGTTACTTGCCAGATTTGTAAGATTACGGGTAGCCCAAAAACTGGCCACTTTCTGATCCCGGGAAGCAACGCCATCTTTGTTCTTCCTTTTGTTATAGTTTACAACAACGGACTCCGGAGCTTCAGATTTTATACTTATATTCAAGGCATCTTTGATGAAATTACGACACGACTGGACAACTTCAGTCATCTGGAGATAGCTGGCCACGGTCATCACTTCTATGGCATTTTGGCTGGTGAGTACAAGATTACCAGAGTACATAAAGTCTAAAATGACTGAAAAACCATGCACAGCAACAACATCCAAGTAAGTAACAGTGGTTTGGTCACGGCTTTCTTTGTTTGTAAAACAGTACAAGGTTTTAAAAAAGCGGCTGCCTGCAACCAGAATATTCTTGTGGGCTCTGAAGACTTTGCCATTTACTACAATATTGACATCACAAAGAATGCCCTTTTTCCTCTGGTCATTGAGTTCTTGTAAAAGTTGGTAACAGTAGGAATTTTCATTTGGCTTTATACTATAGTCACTGTAGGTCTCTGGCACTTCCTGCTTTATTTCTGACTCctataaatacaaaaaacaaacaaaaaaataaatagaagtaaAATAAGGAAAGAAGTCATAATTGATGGGAAACGAGGCAATATCAGGAACAGATTCCCTCACAGGTTAGGCCTCTTGCTCACGGGCACCTGAGCCATGTAAATTCTTGCATATTTCCCTTGCCCAGAAAGCCCAGGTGATACGTCCTGCCGCCTAGACATAAATGGCTGTACCCAGGTATACCCagtgctcaaacacacacacatagcatAAAGGTGTAtgcaaaaaaaagaacattttatatttttgcttacgACGGCACACTATAGAAGTGTTTATGTGAGCACCAGTCCTGAGTCTATGGGTAGCTATATGCAGCACCTAGGCTTTCCAGGCAGAAAAATGCATTACACAGGAGCAGTCTCCCCTGTACAAGAAGCCTACAGGCGTATTTACATTACAATCTAAAATGGCCCCTCTCAACCAGGGTTTCAGAGGAAAGAGCTATTTTATCCTCCCACACGAGTAACCCCTGACAGCAGTGATCTTTATACCATCTTAAagggggggattcttcccaatgaccacaaattaTTTTGGGTGAAGTCCCTCTATAAGCTCATGGTTCTCATACGTGCAAGTCAGGAATACATACACAATGAGCATGTTGTCAACCTGCAAGcaaaatgtgctgctctttagcaggTGCATAGGGGTGCTATTAATTATTAATAGCATCCCTACATATTGGCAAATGTGGCATGTTTTTGCATGTGTGAAACAGTAAGGTGCTGCAGCATCATTGGGTTCAATGCGGTGCAATTTTTAAAATGGTCAGGGACCCTTTCCCAGCGTTTCACGTgaatacagcagcccattcaaatgaatagctcATAATGAATAACAACCTGCACGTGAATCTACACTTACATAGTATACGTTGTTTGACTGCTTAGTGATTATTTGTTTGAGGTCTAcaatttagggcttgttcacatcaggCGAGTTGAGGTGCATTGAATAATGCAGGCTCAatgctagggcacatagaaaacaattgttctccaTGTGCTCATGTTCACATACAATACATGTGGTTTGCAGAAAAGTCCAGCATGAGCATTTTACACAGTGTGTGGCACCAAATGTAAATGCACCACAGTGCAACAAGCTGCAGTGCATTAAagaatattgtacttattgaaaggaaaaaagtaaacagtgcaaaGTGGTGTTACAATACATCACACTGACCCTGTACAACACACACCAATGTGTGTATTATAGGAGCACAACACATGCGGGCTGGTGTAATGCACTCCTAATAATGGAGTGCCCATTTACATCTATCTGGTCTGTTGTGCTGCTTTAATACAAGCTTGCGTTGTGTGAAGGCTTCTCATTCATTTGAACATTCTGCCTATGTAACACCTTTCTCAGACACAGAACACCATAAAGCACTGTAGTATGTTATGTGTGGTCGTGTTCTGCtctgcatttcttcagtgtttttctAACTGAATGGTACCACAATGCATACACGGTGCAACACAATTGTTACAACACATGGACCCTGAGGCCACATTCTCACTGAGGGCCTCATGAACGTGAGTCTTCATGGTACCTGCACAGGACAGACCATTCATGTCAATGAGCTACCCTACACatgccaaagaagctcatgtatcaTTTTCAACGTGTGTCTGCTTGCCACGTTTGAGGTATCATTAACAATGAACAGCATGGCAAAGTGATGTGCGTTTTGTGTGTGTTCATGGAATGGTCAGGTGAGATTGCAGCCTTATAGTACTGCTAACTTTCCCTGTCTGGGGCACACAGGCTTGCTGATCCTAAAGAAAACGCTATAAAATAATCCAATGATAGCTTGATGAATAACATACATagctctacatcaggggtctctctCTAAACAAGATTACTGTCCTTCATACTTTAGGGAGGCCGGATTGTGGACAGCCAGaatagaaaggatttttttttcctggcatcagtgggagcaaaCAGTGTCTGTCCTATCactggtatcaggggaaggaatagtgccacaagggtcagataaaggcaagaaaagggccacagtttggagaccactgttctacagGAAGATCCTGAGatgataataataaaagaagagacTAGATGTGAGCACAGTGCTCTGAGGACATCCATGTATCAATACTGGGACCCCTCCCCCCTCAGATCTCCATAACCTGACACACTGCATGGGACATGGGTGCTCAGGGTGGACTGTCCCTTTAATCCCACCATTCCTACACAGAATCTTCTCTATATGAAGTAACCGGCACCGTGTGCTCTGCTGTGTGTGTACCGGGATCGGTATGTCACTACAGACATTCCTCTATGTCCCGTCCTATTCCggctcctctaacacccccccccccccccccatacgggATGAGCGCCGAGCGGTCACATGTCAGCGGTGATCGCTGGTAAACATTCCGCTTCCAGCCGGCGCTGTCACAGGGGCTCAGTACGGGACCCATTGGGGAGCAGCCACGTAGCGACACGTCCATCGGCCGGGCCAGGCGGTGCCCACCTGGGGAAAGtaggggaggggtgatgggggtggggaggcacAGGAAGGGGGGACTGGGGGGCGGGGAGCAAACTTCCGGCCTGCTTATTACaccagatcacccccccccctttacagaaTGTAGGTCACCTCTTCCTCCCCAACACACCACCCCTTCCTGGTGTCACTAATCAGCTTACACCGAGGGTGGGGTGCACCGCGGCGACACAACCAAGGACAGGCAGACCTCCACCTAGCTGTGCCACTAAAGGGtcataacaaccccccccccccccaataagacgTGTATTGTCCCCATCACCCCCCACAAAAGACATGTGATGACCCCCACAATAAGTCATGTGACCAACCCCCGGCAACAATTCACATGACCAGCCCCCATCCCCCCTGGAGCACTGCAAAGAGTCGTGTGACCAGCCActcataacaccccccccccccaagagacaTTTGACCAACCCCCGTATATAACCTATTACCTCCCCAGACCCCTGTTAAAGAATATGTCACCAGCCCCCATTATCACCCCCTATTAGAACATGTAACCTGTCCGCAATATCATCCCCCTCCTTATCAAGACATCTGACCAGCCCCCAATATACCCCCCAAAACGTGACCAGCCCCCAATATACCCCCCAAAACGTGACCAGCCCCCAATATACCCCCCAAAACGTGACCAGCCCCCAATATACCCCCCAAAACGTGACCAGCCCCCAATATACCCCCCAAAACGTGACCAGCCCCCAATATACCCCCCAAAACGTGACCAGCCCCCAAGATCATCCCCAATACCACTACCCCTATTGAGACACGTGACCTGCCCCCCGATATCACCCCAATAGCAAGTAACCGTCCCCCGATATCACCCCCCCAATAGCAAGTGACCGGTCCCCCGATATCACCCCCCAATAGGAAGTGACCCCCCCATAGGAAGTGACCCCCCCATATCACCCCCCAATAGGAAGTGACCCCCCCATATCACCCCCCAATAGGAAATGACCGTCCCCCCGATATCACCCCCAATAGGAAGTGACCGCCCCCCCCGATATCACCCCCCTAAATAGGAAGTGACTCCCCCAATAGGAAGTGACCGGCCTCCCGATATCGCCCCCCCAATAGGAAGTGACCCCTGATATCACCCCCCCAAATAGGAAGTAACCCCTGATATCACCCCCAATAGGAAGTGACCGGCCCCCCATATCACCCCCCCAAATAGGAAGTGACCCCCGATATCACCCCCCCATTAGGAAGTGACCGGCCCCTCAATATCACCCCCCCAATAAGAAGTGACCGGCCCCTCGATATCCCCCCCCAATATCATCAACCCCCGCCCCCCATAAGATGTGACCAGCCTCCAATTTCGCCCCCCCCATATCCCTCACAATAAGACACGTGCCCCCATAATAAAACGTGACTAGCTGTGACCTCTGTCTGCAATAACTGATATAACCAGCTCTACCCCTCCCAGGTCCCTGTAAAGtgaccatacacccccccccccccccacaagaggGTATGTGACCAGCTCTACCACCTCCTGCAATGTCATGTGATCAGTCCCCCCCCATAATAATAAGCCCCCCGGGGTGGTGGGGCAGATTGGCCCCCCATTACCTGACACCAACAATATTACCCATGAGGTCGGGGCAGATGTCAGTGTGGATGAAGGACTCCCCTGTGCCCCAAGGTCAGGGCTTGTGGTCTCACCTGTACGGCGGGGTCGTTGAGCCGGTGCTCGGCGGTCTGTCCGTGTCGGACCAGTAGGGCCCTCTTGTAGCTCCGGGTGCCCTTGGTGAGCTCGTCGTGTCCGGCCTGTTCATTGGAGTGACACCAGGTACAGGACATGAGGCCGTTCTCCTGAGAGAAGCGCAGCCAGGGGAACTCGTGTAGCCATGATCCCTGGAAGGAGCAGTGCAGGCTGGGGAGAAGGGACTGGGGCCGGGTGGAGGGTAAGAGGCCGAATCGGCGGGGCccatcacctcctcctcctcccgggatCAGAGTGCAGTCCTCCTCGTCCCCCTCCACCGCCTTCCCGccatcctcgtcctcctcctcctcctcatcttcatcctcatcactgCTCTCCCCGCTCACCGAGGGCCCGGTCACCCCTCCGCCCGACACTACCGCCGCCGCCATCTCCTTCACCCCGGGGTAGGCCTCTCCGTCCTCCTCGTCATCCTCCAGCAGGCCCTCCGGCTCCAGCTCCACttccacctcctcttcctccccgccgcctcctcctccattCAGCTGCCGGCCCAGAGCCCAGGCCGAGGCCTCCTCCTCCGAGCTGACGCCATTATTGTTGTTATTGTTCCCGGCAACGACGGCGGCGGCGCTCAGACCTCCTCCGCCTCCCCGGAAGGCCAGTGTCCTGCGGTTCATCTCCGCCATGTCACCACAAGCGGCCCGCCCGGTAATATGTGAGGTGACCGGGAGTCCCCCCCGCCGTCCGCCGCGCACAGCCTTCTGGGAACCGCTTCACCTCTCACACGGCGCGTCCTCTCCTCCCGGGCTCCCCGCACACAATGGCGCCCACAGACGCCGCTCTCCGCACGGCCGAGGTCGAATGGCAAATGAACAACGGACTGAGCCCACAATGCACCGGGGCGCTGTCCGGAGAGGGGGAGTCAGGGGGGCGGgtgaggtgggggtgggggagcagctgagggaggggggcggggggggcctCCTCTATGTACACAGTGCGCGCACACACCTCACCCCACTCACAGCGCCGTGCACCCGGACACACAGCCCCGAGCAACACACTGCACCCTCAATGAGGGCCCCGAGCAACACACACTGCACCCTCAATGAGGGCCCCGAGCAACACATACTGCACCCTCAATGAGGGCCCCGAGCAACACACTGCACCCTCAATGAGGGCCCCGAGCAACACACTGCACCCTCAATGAGGGCCCCGAGCAACACACACTGCACCCGGACACAGAGACACATACTGCACCCTCAATGAGGGCCCCGAGCAACACACTGCACCCGGACACACAGCCCTGAGCGACACACTGCACCCTCAATGAGGGCCCCGAGCAACACACACTGCACCCTCAATGAGGGCCCCGAGCAACACATACTGCACCCTCAATGAGGGCCCCGAGCAACACACTGCACCCTCAATGAGGGCCCCGAGCAACACACTGCACCCTCAATGAGGGCCCCGAGCAACACATACTGCACCCTCAATGAGGGCCCCGAGCAACACACACTGCACCCTCAATGAGGGCCCCGAGCAACACATACTGCACCCTCAATGAGGGCCCCGAGCAACACACTGCACCCTCAATGAGGGCCCCGAGCAACACACTGCACCCTCAATGAGGGCCCCGAGCAACACACTGCACCCGGACACAGAGACACACACTGCACCCTCAATGAGGGCCCCGAGCAACACACTGCACCCTCAATGAGGGCCCCGAGCAACACACACTGCACCCGGACACAGAGACACATACTGCACCCTCAATGAGGGCCCCGAGCAACACATACTGCACCCTCAATGAGGGCCCCGAGCAACACACACTGCACCCTCAATGAGAGCCCCGAGCAACTTACTGCACCCTCAATGAGGGCCCCGAGCAACATACTGCACCCTCAATGAGGGCCCCGAGCAACACACTGCACCCTCAATGAGGGCCCCGAGCAACACACTGCACCCGGACACAGAGACACACACTGCACCCTCAATGAGGGCCCCGAGCAACACACTGCACCCTCAATGAGGGCCCCGAGCAACACACACTGCACCCGGACACAGAGACACATACTGCACCCTCAATGAGGGCCCCGAGCAACACATACTGCACCCTCAATGAGGGCCCCGAGCAACACACACTGCACCCTCAATGAGAGCCCCGAGCAACTTACTGCACCCTCAATGAGGGCCCCGAGCAACATACTGCACCCTCAATGAGGGCCCCGAGCAACACACTGCACCCTCAATGAGGGCCCCGAGCAACACACTGCACCCTCAATGAGGGCCCCGAGCAACATACTGCACCCTCAATGAGGGCCCCGAGCAACACACTGCACCCTCAATGAGGGCCCCGAGCAACACACTGCACCCTCAATGAGGGCCCCGAGCAACATACTGCACCCGGACACAGAGACACATACTGCACCCTCAATGAGGGCCCCGAGCAACACACTGCACCCTCAATGAGGGCCCCAAGCAACACACACTGCACCCTCAATGAGGGCCCCGAGCAACACACTGCACCCTCAATGAGGGCCCCGAGCAACATACTGCACCCGGACACAGAGAAACATACTGCACCCTCAATGAGGGCCCCGAGCAACACACTGCACTCTCAATGAGGGCCCCGAGCAACATACTGCACCCGGACACAGAGACACATACTGCACCCTCAATGAGGGCCCCGAGCAACACACTGCACCCTCAATGAGGGCCCCGAGCAACACACTGCACCCTCAATGAGGGCCCCGAGCAACACACTGCACTCTCAATGAGGGCCCCGAGCAACATACTGCACCCGGACACAGAGACACATACTGCACCCTCAATGAGGGCCCCGAGCAACACACACTGCACCCTCAATGAGGGCCCCAAGCAACACACTGCACCCTCAATGAGGGCCCCGAGCAACATACTGCACCCGGACACAGAGAAACATACTGCACCCTCAATGAGGGCCCCGAGCAACACACTGCACTCTCAATGAGGGCCCCGAGCAACATACTGCACCCGGACACAGAGACACATACTGCACCCTCAATGAGGGCCCCGAGCAACACACTGCACCCTCAATGAGGGCCCCGAGCAACACACTGCACCCTCAATGAGGGCCCCGAGCAACACACTGCACCCTCAATGAGGGCCCCGAGCAACACACTGCACCCTCAATGAGGGCCCCGAGCAACACACTGCACCCGGACACAGAGAAACATACTGCACCCTCAATGAGGGCCCCGAGCAACACACTGCACTATCAATGAGGGCCCCGAGCAACATACTGCACCCGGACACAGAGACACATGCTGCACCCTCAATGAGAGCCCCGAGCAACACACACTGCACCCTCTATGAGATACCTGAGCAACACACTGCACCCGGACTGAGAGCCCCGAGCATCAGACACACTGCACCCGGACTGAGAGCCCCGAGCATCAGACACACTGCACCCGGACTGAGAGCCCCGAGCAACAGACACACTGCACTCTCACTGAGAGACCCGAGCAACACACTGCACTCTCACTGAGAGACCCGAGCAACACACTGCACCCTCAATGAGAGCCCCGAGCAACACATTGCACCCTCAATGAGAGCCCCGAGCAACACACTGCACCCTCAATGAGAGCCCCGAGTAACACACACTGTACCTGGACACAGAGCCCCGAGCAGCACACACTGCACCCTCAATGAGAGTCCCGAGCAACACACTGCACCCAGAATGAGAGCCCCAAGCAACACACCCTACTTCATATTGGGGTCAGTGTGTGAGAACCCCACAATACCTCACTCACCACTGACATCCATCTGTACACTGATCTGTATACTGACAgcctgatatatatatacacacactaagatCTGTACACCGACAGCCTGCcatgtgtacagtatctcacaaaagttagtacacccctcacagttttgtaaatattttattatatcttttcatgtgacaacactgaagaaatgacactttgctacaatgtaaagtagtgagtgtacagcttgtataacagtgtaaatttgctgtcccctcaaaataactcaacacacagccattaatgtctaaaccactggcaacaaaagtgagtacaccccttaagtgaaaatgtccaaattgggcccaattagccattttccctccacgatgtcatgtgactcattagtgttacaaggtctcagatgtgaatggggagcaggtgtgttaaatttggtgttatcgctctcactctctcatactggtcactggaagttcaacatggcacctcatggcaaagaactctctgaggatctaaaaaaaaagaattgttgctctacataaagatggcctaggttataagaacattgtaaagaccctgaaactgagctgcagcatggtggccaagaccatacagccgtttaacaggacaggttccactcagaacaggcctcactatggtcaaCCAAATGCTGCAgcatttgaaggggtggggggtcagcctgtcagtgctcagaccatacgccgcacactgcatcaaattggtctgcatggctgtcatcccagaaggaagacctctaaagatgatgcacaagaaagcccgcaaacagttttctgaagacaagcagactaatgcctcttacacacgattgcattgttggccaacaaatccgtggaattttgtccgaagggcgtcggctcaaacttgtcttgcatacacacggtcacacaaatgttggccaacaattacgaacgtagtgacgtactacgtggtttttcagctttttagcgccaccctttgggctccttctgctaatttcgtgttcgtagaaatttggtgagtgttgattcacgcttttctttttgcgtttttcatttagcaatTTTCAGTTTGCGCATTTCATTTCGTgcctttcagttcgtttctgaacggccatttgtcaaccagacatgttgcggaatcggaggagataacgtgttatttattattggccttggagttattgccttgacattatttttttggttgaataatgatttgatttggtatatttttggatgcatggaatgcactttttggttaaccacttgctacccgccatatagcaatatgacgtcggcaaagtggtttcaatatcctggccggtcgtcatatgacatccagcaggataccaagccgctgcgcgccccccgggggGCGCCCATcatggtgatcgttgttgcggtgtgtcagtgtgacacaccgaaactctgatctaggtaaagagtctccgacagagactctttaccacgtgatcagctgtgtccaatcacggctgatcagtgtaaacaggaagagccattgatcggcttttcctcactagcgtctgtcagacgcgagtagaggagagccaattggctgctcctctgatgggggggggggggaggatgcccacactggaccaccagggatgtcaccaccaggtgtgCCACCCTAGACGACcagggatgccaattagtgcccacaatggccatcactgattggcaggcaccATTGTTTGGCACCGATtcgcatccatccgtaccatcaataagtgtacatcagcccttaatataggcttacctgtagcataaggTTGTaaaatagggtttacaaccactttaactggcaattgcatggtcatgcaacaccgtacacaaattacatttataccatagagctttcctttggtggtatcaccactttttttttattatataaactaaaaaagactgaaaattttgaaaaaaaacaatattttctactttctgtaataaaacatatccattaaaatcaaATTTCATAaacttgtattctgctacatgtctttgttaaaaaaaaaaaaatcccatgaatttgaattggtttttgtgaaagttatagagtccacaaactatggtatatatctgaaaattgatcaatcctgatgtactgacggcctatctcatttcttgaggccctaaaatgcctccccaaatgacccctttttggaaagtagtctgaggtatttagtaaggccCCTTTTTATACGGCTGTTTCGTATGTCAATTTTTCATCCATCCGctgacggatgaaaaatggacaaacatGTAT
This genomic window contains:
- the ZBTB10 gene encoding zinc finger and BTB domain-containing protein 10, which codes for MAEMNRRTLAFRGGGGGLSAAAVVAGNNNNNNGVSSEEEASAWALGRQLNGGGGGGEEEEVEVELEPEGLLEDDEEDGEAYPGVKEMAAAVVSGGGVTGPSVSGESSDEDEDEEEEEDEDGGKAVEGDEEDCTLIPGGGGGDGPRRFGLLPSTRPQSLLPSLHCSFQGSWLHEFPWLRFSQENGLMSCTWCHSNEQAGHDELTKGTRSYKRALLVRHGQTAEHRLNDPAVQESEIKQEVPETYSDYSIKPNENSYCYQLLQELNDQRKKGILCDVNIVVNGKVFRAHKNILVAGSRFFKTLYCFTNKESRDQTTVTYLDVVAVHGFSVILDFMYSGNLVLTSQNAIEVMTVASYLQMTEVVQSCRNFIKDALNISIKSEAPESVVVNYNKRKNKDGVASRDQKVASFWATRNLTNLASNIKLETDGFSLEDPAADNFQANDSTWIQDSSPEVTEIEPPAQGKVFVWNDMASNSVGLQEANKPRRKNQTTKRFVYNIPPNSELQVDGNTMLQQPVPYVDEDVQCFQDAAGTSKEFKFGMFPEPWPREAWENGDASTGLMNMNKLKCPHCNYVAKYRRTLKRHLLIHTGVRSFSCDICGKLFTRREHVKRHSLVHKKDKKYKCMVCKKIFMLAASVGIRHGSRRYGVCVDCVDKSQPGLQEAGVEQVTDDFPRDEEYDDNDPVETVDADDDLVDEGEDPNDHTRWSEQNDASRWGEQNDPSQWERQKPQPRWDGSGDVCMTIDD